Part of the Micromonospora inyonensis genome, GGCGTCGGCCGCGCCGTGGCGGTCGTCCGGGCACCGGACGGCACGGAGCTGGTGCTGGTCAACCCCCGGGTGGTCGACCAGTCCCCGGAGTCCGACGAGCAGTTCGAGGGGTGCCTGAGCTTCTTCGACGTCCGGGGGCTGGTCCGGCGGCCGACCCGGATCGAGGTGGCCCACCAGGACGTCGACGGCCGGTCGGTGGTCGCCGCGTTCCGGGACGGACTGGCCCGGCTGGTGGCACACGAGATCGACCACCTCGAGGGGCGTCTGTACCGGGAGCGGATGCCGCCGGGGGTCGAGGTGATCCCGGTGTCGGTGTACCGGGGCACCGGGAGCGACTGGTCGTACGGGGCCGCCGGACGAGCCGCCGACCAGCGGGCCGCCGAGGGCCGGTGATCGCCGCGCCGGACCGGCCGGCTTGGGCTGGGCTCGGCTCCAGCGATCCAGGGCCGGGAGGCGGGCGACGACATCAACGCAGGGACGGCTTTCCGGCTTCCCAACTCCGATTCGAGGCATGACCTGCAGACCGGGCAGACCTACCACCCGAAGAACTCCGGTTGCCTCGTGCTCGCCGTGCTCGCACTGTCGCTGTCCGGGCTCGTCCCTGGCCTGCTGCTGATGTGGCATCTGGTGATCTGACCCCCACTGCGGGCTTGGGGTCGTGCTCGTCGACGGGCGACCCCGGTCGCAGCCCGTCACGGCGACCGGGGTGCCGGGACCGTCGCCCCGGTCAGTCCCCGGGACCGGAGGTAGTCGTACAGGGCCGCCGAGGCGCCCAGTCGCGCCAGGCTGCGCCGGTGCAGCTCCTGCTCCCGCCGGGCCAGTTCGGCCCGCACCCGCTGCGGGCTCCCGGTCGTCCGCAGTTCGTCGAGCACCGACGCGACGATGTCGAACGGGTAGCCACCCCGGCGCAGCAGCGCCACGACCTGGGCCGCCCGCAGTTCGGCCTCGTCGTAGAGCCGGTACTTCGTGCCCCCTTCCCGGACCGGCCGCAGCAGTCCGCGCCGCTCCCAGAGCCGCAGCAGGGACGTCCGGACCCCGACCAGGTCGGCGACCTCGCCGATCCGTACGCCCCGGCGGCGGGCCGGCACGGCCACCGTCGGGCCGGTCAGCACCGTGTCGAACGCCCCGAGCACCCGCCGGATCTCGGCCCGCTCCCGGTCCAGTTCGGCGTGTCCCCGGTCGAGCGCCGCCAGGGCCGCGCCCAGGTCGCCGAAATGCACCGCGGCCATGACCTCCCGGGTGCGGGCCCACCCGTGTCCCTCGGCCATCCGCCGGACGACCACCAGCGCCTCGGCGTGCGCGGCGGTGAAGACCCGGTAGCCGGCGGGGGTGCGGGTCACCGATGGGAGCACCCCGAGGTCGACGTAGTTGCGGACCTGCTGCACCGAGATCCCGACGCTCGCCGCGAGGTCGACGGCACGCAGCCGACGCGGTTCCACCACCGGATCACCTTACCGTCTCCCCCTCGGTTGAGACTTTTCCGGACTTTCTGTCGGCGATCACCGGGGTTCGCCCGCGAAACCCTCTACGGGCTGGTCAATGGGAGAATGTAATCCCGCCAGCTCATCGCGTAGCTCGGGCGGGACGCACCCTGCCCGGAAAGGGTGACCATGCAGCAGCCGACCCACGCCGCCGACAGCCACGACATGATCGAGGCACGCGGCGCCCGGGAGAACAACCTCGCCTCGGTCTCGGTCGACATCCCCAAACGCCGGCTCACCGTCTTCACCGGGGTCTCCGGGTCCGGCAAGAGTTCGCTGGTCTTCGGGACCATCGCCGCCGAGTCACAGCGGCTGATCAACGAGACGTACACCGCCTTCCTCCAGTCCTTCATGCCGAGCATCGGCCGGCCGGACGTGGACGCGCTGCGCAACCTCAGCGCCGCGATCGTCATCGACCAGGAGCGGATGGGGGTCAACTCCCGCTCCACCGTGGGCACCGCCACCGACGCGTACGCGATGCTGCGGATCCTGTTCAGCCGACTCGGCACCCCGTACGTGGGCACGGCGAGCGCGTTCAGCTTCAACACGCCGGACGGGATGTGCCCGGCCTGCGAGGGGCTGGGCCGGGTGACCGACGTGGACGTGCACCAGCTCGTCGACGTGGAGCGCTCGCTCAACGACGGGGCGATCACCGTGCCGAACTTCGGCGTCGACTCGTGGTACTGGCGGGTCTTCGCGCAGTCCGGTCTGGTCGACCCGGATCTCAAGGTGCAGGACTACCCGCCGCAGATGTGGCAGGACTTCCTCTACCGGGAACCCACCAAGGTCAAGGTGGGCGGCAGCACGCTGAGCTACGAGGGGCTCGTGGTCAAGGTGCGCCGGCTCTACCTGACCAAGGACCGGGAGTCGATGCAACCGCACATCCGGTCGTTCGTGGACCGGGCGGTCACGTTCACCACCTGCCCGGACTGCGCGGGCAGCCGGTTGAACGCCGCCGCCCGTTCGGCGCGGGTGGCCGGACGCACCATCGCCGACTGCTCGTCGATGCAGATCAACGACCTGGCGGCGTTCGTCCGGGCGCTCGACGAGCCGTCCGTCGCGCCGCTGGTGGCCACCCTGCGGGAGACCCTCGACTCGCTGGTGGAGATCGGGCTGGGCTACCTCAGCCTGGACCGGGAGTCGGCCACGCTCTCCGGCGGCGAGGCGCAGCGGGTCAAGATGGTGCGCCACCTCGGCTCCAGCCTCAGCGACGTCACGTACGTCTTCGACGAGCCGACCGTCGGGTTGCACCCGCACGACATCGACCGGATGAACGACCTGCTGCTGCGGCTCCGCGACAAGGGCAACACCGTGCTGGTGGTCGAGCACAAGCCCGAGACCATCGCCATCGCCGACCACGTGGTCGACCTCGGGCCGGGCGCGGGACCGGGCGGTGGGCGGGTCTGCTATGCCGGCGACGTCGCCGGGCTGCGCCGCTCGGACACGCTCACCGGGCGACACCTCGACCACCGGGTCACCCTGCGCGAGCGGGCCCGCCCGCACCGGGGTCGGCTGGAGATCCGCGGCGCCGACCTGCACAACCTGCGCGACGTCGACGTCGACGTCCCCCTCGGCGTGCTGACGGTGGTCACCGGGGTCGCCGGGTCGGGCAAGAGTTCCCTGATCCACGGCTCCCTGTCCGGCCGCGACGGGGTGGTGGTGGTCGACCAGTCGCCGATCCGGGGCTCCCGGCGCAGCAACCCGGCGACGTACACCGGCCTGCTCGACCCGGTCCGGACCGCGTTCGCCAAGGCCAACGGGGTACGCGCCGCGCTGTTCAGCGCCAACTCCGAGGGCGCCTGCCCGGCCTGCAAGGGCATCGGCCTGATCTGGACGGACCTGGCGATGATGGCCGGGGTGGCGTCGGTCTGCGAGCAGTGCGAGGGCCGGCGGTTCACGCGGGAGGTGCTGACCTACCGGTTACGCGGCAGGAACATCAGCGAGGTCCTCGCGATGTCGGTCAGCGAGGCCCGGGACTTCTTCCCCTCCGGGCCCGCCCGGGTCGTCCTCGACCGGCTCGCCGACGTCGGTCTCGGCTACCTCGGTCTCGGCCAGCCGTTGACCACCCTCTCCGGGGGCGAGCGGCAGCGACTCAAGCTGGCCATCCACATGGCCGAGCGGTCGAGTGTCTACGTGCTCGACGAGCCCACCACCGGCCTGCACCTGGCCGACGTCGACCAACTGCTGGCCCTGCTGGACCGGCTGGTCGACGCCGGCAACACGGTGATCGTCATCGAGCACCACCAGGCGGTGATGGCGCACGCCGACTGGCTGATCGACGTCGGGCCGGGAGCCGGACACGACGGGGGCCGGGTGGTGTTCACCGGCACTCCAACCGACCTGGTCAGCCGGGGCGACACGTTGACCGCCCGGCACCTGCGAGCGTACCTCGCCCGCTGACCGCCTCGCCGGAGCGGCCTCGCCCCACCGGACCGTGCGGTCCGGCGGGGCGAGGCCGTCCGGGTGGCTCAGCTCGTGGCACCCGTACCGACGCGGTTGCGCCGCCGCAGCGCGAACGTCGTCAGCAGCAGTACCGCACCCACACCGACCAGACCGCCACCGACCTTGAGCGGGGTCTCCATGCTGCTGCCGGTCACCGGCAGCGGACCCTTGCCGTGGTCGTACGGCTTGAGCACGGTCAGGACCGCACTGGCGGTGCGACCGGAGGTCAGGCCCCGGGCCGTGATGGTGATCTTCCCCGGGTGGCGCGCACGGAAGGCGAACTCGAAGAAGCCGTCCACGTCGGCGCGGATCCAGAACACCTGCCGTGCCCCGTCGTGGGAGCCGTCCCACGGGCCCTTGCTGGGCACGTGCTCGGGCGGGTTCCCCCCACCGGGCTGCGGCTGCTCGTCGGCGCGGAACGCCACCGGGGCCAGCGCCACGGTGCTGCCGTCGCTGCGCCGGGCGCTCTGTCCGGGCACCCCGGCGGCCAGCGGACCGGTGGTGATGGTGATCTCCACCAACTCCCGGGAGCCGAAGCCCCGGCCGGTCACCGTGGCGATCTCCCCGACGTCCACGGTGCTCGGCGAGACGGTCAGGGTCGGTGCCGGCGGTTGGTACGGCGGCGGCTGCGGCTGGGACAGCGCCGCCCCCGCCGCGCTCGGGGTGGCCGCCACGGCCAGACCGACCGCGATGGTCGTGATGATGCGGGATAGCCGCATGATGGGTCCTTCCTACTGGTTACAGCGTGACGCGGTTTGGATGTGGGTGGTCCACGGAGTGGCGGTGGGGGTGAGCCGCAGCTCGGCCCCACCGGTGCCGCTCCGGTCGGTCAACAGGTCGACCTCGAGGTTCCGGGTCTTCCCGGGGCCTGCCTCGACGGGGGCGACGGCGACCTGGCGGCGGCGTT contains:
- a CDS encoding peptide deformylase, with translation MPTPSQRMIELGIAQEGAAVLARPATTFTLPAETPEARQVVARLRATMSRVASVHPFAKGMGLAAPQIGVGRAVAVVRAPDGTELVLVNPRVVDQSPESDEQFEGCLSFFDVRGLVRRPTRIEVAHQDVDGRSVVAAFRDGLARLVAHEIDHLEGRLYRERMPPGVEVIPVSVYRGTGSDWSYGAAGRAADQRAAEGR
- a CDS encoding MerR family transcriptional regulator: MVEPRRLRAVDLAASVGISVQQVRNYVDLGVLPSVTRTPAGYRVFTAAHAEALVVVRRMAEGHGWARTREVMAAVHFGDLGAALAALDRGHAELDRERAEIRRVLGAFDTVLTGPTVAVPARRRGVRIGEVADLVGVRTSLLRLWERRGLLRPVREGGTKYRLYDEAELRAAQVVALLRRGGYPFDIVASVLDELRTTGSPQRVRAELARREQELHRRSLARLGASAALYDYLRSRGLTGATVPAPRSP
- a CDS encoding ATP-binding cassette domain-containing protein gives rise to the protein MQQPTHAADSHDMIEARGARENNLASVSVDIPKRRLTVFTGVSGSGKSSLVFGTIAAESQRLINETYTAFLQSFMPSIGRPDVDALRNLSAAIVIDQERMGVNSRSTVGTATDAYAMLRILFSRLGTPYVGTASAFSFNTPDGMCPACEGLGRVTDVDVHQLVDVERSLNDGAITVPNFGVDSWYWRVFAQSGLVDPDLKVQDYPPQMWQDFLYREPTKVKVGGSTLSYEGLVVKVRRLYLTKDRESMQPHIRSFVDRAVTFTTCPDCAGSRLNAAARSARVAGRTIADCSSMQINDLAAFVRALDEPSVAPLVATLRETLDSLVEIGLGYLSLDRESATLSGGEAQRVKMVRHLGSSLSDVTYVFDEPTVGLHPHDIDRMNDLLLRLRDKGNTVLVVEHKPETIAIADHVVDLGPGAGPGGGRVCYAGDVAGLRRSDTLTGRHLDHRVTLRERARPHRGRLEIRGADLHNLRDVDVDVPLGVLTVVTGVAGSGKSSLIHGSLSGRDGVVVVDQSPIRGSRRSNPATYTGLLDPVRTAFAKANGVRAALFSANSEGACPACKGIGLIWTDLAMMAGVASVCEQCEGRRFTREVLTYRLRGRNISEVLAMSVSEARDFFPSGPARVVLDRLADVGLGYLGLGQPLTTLSGGERQRLKLAIHMAERSSVYVLDEPTTGLHLADVDQLLALLDRLVDAGNTVIVIEHHQAVMAHADWLIDVGPGAGHDGGRVVFTGTPTDLVSRGDTLTARHLRAYLAR